In Lacerta agilis isolate rLacAgi1 chromosome 1, rLacAgi1.pri, whole genome shotgun sequence, the following proteins share a genomic window:
- the PTGR2 gene encoding prostaglandin reductase 2 isoform X2, translating to MIIQRVVLGSRPGVNGEPVAGNFRTEEATLPDKIAEGQVKVRTLYLSVDPYMRCRMNEDSGSEYLQSWKLSEVTDGGGIGSVEESKDARFAAGDVVTSFNWPWQTKAILDGKQLEKIGSLEGCSRVVGICGTDEKCSILVSEMGFDAAINYKKEDVAQRLHELCPAGVDVYFDNVGGDISDTVISQMNPNSHIILCGQISQYNKDVPYPPPLPPAIEEIRKVRNITRERFLVLNYAEKFAASTMQLCQWIKEGKLKAKETVVKGLENIGAAFQSMMSGGNIGKQIVLVSE from the exons ATGATTATACAAAGAGTGGTGTTGGGTTCACGCCCTG GTGTCAATGGAGAGCCAGTTGCAGGAAACTTTCGTACGGAGGAAGCTACCCTACCGGATAAAATTGCTGAGGGTCAAGTCAAAGTTCGTACACTTTATCTGTCTGTTGACCCTTACATG CGATGTCGTATGAATGAAGACTCTGGTTCTGAGTACCTCCAGTCCTGGAAGTTGTCTGAAGTCACTGATGGTGGGGGAATTGGTTCTGTGGAGGAAAGCAAAGATGCCCGTTTTGCTGCAGGAGACGTTGTAACTTCCTTCAACTGGCCCTGGCAGACAAAGGCCATTCTAGATGGGAAGCAGCTTGAGAAG ATAGGTTCCCTGGAGGGCTGTTCCAGAGTGGTTGGTATCTGTGGCACCGACGAAAAATGCTCTATTCTGGTGTCAGAAATGGGGTTTGATGCAGCTATCAACTATAAGAAAGAGGATGTGGCACAACGGCTGCACGAGCTCTGCCCGGCGGGAGTGGATGTGTACTTTGACAATGTTGGTGGAGACATCAGTGATACAGTGATCAGTCAA ATGAATCCAAATAGCCATATTATTTTATGCGGCCAGATCTCCCAGTACAACAAGGATGTGCCTTacccccctcctctgcctcctgcaaTAGAAGAAATAAGGAAAGTGCGAAATATCACAAG GGAAAGATTTCTAGTTCTGAACTACGCGGAGAAATTTGCAGCTAGTACTATGCAGCTCTGCCAATGGATCAAAGAGGGAAAACTGAAG GCTAAAGAGACTGTAGTAAAAGGCTTAGAAAACATTGGAG ctgCTTTCCAGTCTATGATGAGCGGGGGCAACATCGGGAAACAAATAGTGCTTGTTTCTGAGTAA
- the PTGR2 gene encoding prostaglandin reductase 2 isoform X1, protein MIIQRVVLGSRPGVNGEPVAGNFRTEEATLPDKIAEGQVKVRTLYLSVDPYMRCRMNEDSGSEYLQSWKLSEVTDGGGIGSVEESKDARFAAGDVVTSFNWPWQTKAILDGKQLEKIDPQLVDGHLSHFLGAAGLTGLTSLLGIREKGHVSPGANQTMVVSGAAGACGSLAGQIGSLEGCSRVVGICGTDEKCSILVSEMGFDAAINYKKEDVAQRLHELCPAGVDVYFDNVGGDISDTVISQMNPNSHIILCGQISQYNKDVPYPPPLPPAIEEIRKVRNITRERFLVLNYAEKFAASTMQLCQWIKEGKLKAKETVVKGLENIGAAFQSMMSGGNIGKQIVLVSE, encoded by the exons ATGATTATACAAAGAGTGGTGTTGGGTTCACGCCCTG GTGTCAATGGAGAGCCAGTTGCAGGAAACTTTCGTACGGAGGAAGCTACCCTACCGGATAAAATTGCTGAGGGTCAAGTCAAAGTTCGTACACTTTATCTGTCTGTTGACCCTTACATG CGATGTCGTATGAATGAAGACTCTGGTTCTGAGTACCTCCAGTCCTGGAAGTTGTCTGAAGTCACTGATGGTGGGGGAATTGGTTCTGTGGAGGAAAGCAAAGATGCCCGTTTTGCTGCAGGAGACGTTGTAACTTCCTTCAACTGGCCCTGGCAGACAAAGGCCATTCTAGATGGGAAGCAGCTTGAGAAG ATTGATCCACAGCTTGTAGACGGTCATCTTTCCCATTTTCTGGGTGCAGCTGGCTTGACTGGGCTGACATCTTTGCTAGGAATAAGAGAGAAAGGACATGTGTCTCCAGGTGCCAATCAAACTATGGTGGTCAGTGGGGCTGCTGGTGCTTGTGGTTCATTGGCTGGGCAG ATAGGTTCCCTGGAGGGCTGTTCCAGAGTGGTTGGTATCTGTGGCACCGACGAAAAATGCTCTATTCTGGTGTCAGAAATGGGGTTTGATGCAGCTATCAACTATAAGAAAGAGGATGTGGCACAACGGCTGCACGAGCTCTGCCCGGCGGGAGTGGATGTGTACTTTGACAATGTTGGTGGAGACATCAGTGATACAGTGATCAGTCAA ATGAATCCAAATAGCCATATTATTTTATGCGGCCAGATCTCCCAGTACAACAAGGATGTGCCTTacccccctcctctgcctcctgcaaTAGAAGAAATAAGGAAAGTGCGAAATATCACAAG GGAAAGATTTCTAGTTCTGAACTACGCGGAGAAATTTGCAGCTAGTACTATGCAGCTCTGCCAATGGATCAAAGAGGGAAAACTGAAG GCTAAAGAGACTGTAGTAAAAGGCTTAGAAAACATTGGAG ctgCTTTCCAGTCTATGATGAGCGGGGGCAACATCGGGAAACAAATAGTGCTTGTTTCTGAGTAA
- the PTGR2 gene encoding prostaglandin reductase 2 isoform X3 has protein sequence MIIQRVVLGSRPGVNGEPVAGNFRTEEATLPDKIAEGQVKVRTLYLSVDPYMRCRMNEDSGSEYLQSWKLSEVTDGGGIGSVEESKDARFAAGDVVTSFNWPWQTKAILDGKQLEKIDPQLVDGHLSHFLGAAGLTGLTSLLGIREKGHVSPGANQTMVVSGAAGACGSLAGQVS, from the exons ATGATTATACAAAGAGTGGTGTTGGGTTCACGCCCTG GTGTCAATGGAGAGCCAGTTGCAGGAAACTTTCGTACGGAGGAAGCTACCCTACCGGATAAAATTGCTGAGGGTCAAGTCAAAGTTCGTACACTTTATCTGTCTGTTGACCCTTACATG CGATGTCGTATGAATGAAGACTCTGGTTCTGAGTACCTCCAGTCCTGGAAGTTGTCTGAAGTCACTGATGGTGGGGGAATTGGTTCTGTGGAGGAAAGCAAAGATGCCCGTTTTGCTGCAGGAGACGTTGTAACTTCCTTCAACTGGCCCTGGCAGACAAAGGCCATTCTAGATGGGAAGCAGCTTGAGAAG ATTGATCCACAGCTTGTAGACGGTCATCTTTCCCATTTTCTGGGTGCAGCTGGCTTGACTGGGCTGACATCTTTGCTAGGAATAAGAGAGAAAGGACATGTGTCTCCAGGTGCCAATCAAACTATGGTGGTCAGTGGGGCTGCTGGTGCTTGTGGTTCATTGGCTGGGCAGGTAAGCTGA